A section of the Cryomorphaceae bacterium genome encodes:
- a CDS encoding Na/Pi cotransporter family protein has translation MELSVLEFLTLLGSLGFFIFGMKVMSEGIQKVSGSRMRQVLGNMTGTRLAGVGSGFLSTALVQSSSAITVMIVSFVNAGLLNLRQAIGVIMGANIGTSMTVWMIVILGFSPFAIYDYTLPILAFGLPLLFLNNKNLNNWGEVVIGFALVFMSLGLLNSTMALLNPDLLVSLERLADMGVLSVILFLFLGSILTIVLQSSSAALVLTLVLCVNGLPFELGAATILGENIGTTVTANLAALVGNISAKRAARAHFIFNAAGVIWMVLIFGGFLRSVDLLTQNWGLGSVFDPDDPQAIIYGLAIFHTSFNLITVLILVGLVPLIERVVIKLVPSRGDDTVFSLEYISTGLMGTPELSLLEAYKETSRFSTLTAKMNSMTLELLEESDSKKRKKLIEKIRKYEEITDRVEVEISNYLSKLSEGTISIRTSAKVRSLLSIANDLERIGDLYYQMSKRLERKNDNKIYFLPEQRENIKKMLLLLDEAFRLMTNNLSTESDKVQLEAAQLAEAEINALRDELRKKHLKNLEKGVYSVKSGLYYSDMFEFCEKVGDNIMSISEAYAGKV, from the coding sequence ATGGAATTGAGCGTTTTGGAGTTTCTCACTTTGCTTGGCTCGCTGGGCTTCTTCATTTTTGGAATGAAGGTGATGAGCGAGGGTATCCAGAAAGTGTCGGGTAGCCGCATGCGTCAGGTGCTTGGTAACATGACAGGTACCCGGCTGGCAGGTGTAGGTAGTGGATTTCTCTCTACGGCATTGGTTCAATCATCTTCGGCCATCACCGTAATGATAGTGAGTTTTGTGAACGCAGGTTTGCTCAATCTCCGCCAGGCCATCGGTGTTATCATGGGCGCCAACATCGGCACCAGCATGACGGTTTGGATGATTGTGATTCTCGGGTTTTCTCCTTTTGCAATCTACGATTACACCTTGCCTATCCTGGCTTTTGGGCTGCCGCTACTCTTCCTCAACAACAAGAACCTCAACAATTGGGGCGAGGTGGTGATTGGTTTCGCATTGGTTTTTATGAGTCTTGGCTTGCTCAACTCCACGATGGCTCTTCTTAACCCTGACTTGTTGGTTTCGCTTGAGCGCCTGGCAGATATGGGGGTGTTGTCTGTTATTTTGTTTTTGTTTTTAGGGAGTATTCTCACCATCGTGCTTCAATCATCCAGTGCGGCGCTTGTGCTTACCCTGGTGCTCTGCGTAAACGGCCTGCCTTTTGAACTTGGTGCAGCAACCATCCTCGGCGAAAACATCGGAACAACCGTTACGGCCAATTTGGCTGCATTGGTGGGAAACATCAGTGCCAAACGAGCTGCCCGTGCGCACTTTATTTTTAACGCAGCCGGGGTTATCTGGATGGTGTTGATTTTTGGCGGATTTTTAAGAAGCGTTGATCTTCTCACCCAAAACTGGGGGCTTGGTTCGGTTTTCGATCCCGACGACCCGCAAGCGATCATTTACGGTCTTGCCATTTTTCACACCTCGTTCAATCTGATTACGGTGCTCATTCTGGTGGGGCTGGTGCCCCTTATTGAAAGAGTGGTCATCAAACTGGTTCCCTCGCGGGGAGATGATACAGTCTTCAGCCTGGAGTACATATCCACAGGTTTGATGGGGACGCCGGAACTATCGCTGCTGGAAGCCTACAAGGAAACCTCGCGATTCAGCACCCTAACGGCTAAAATGAACTCCATGACACTTGAATTGCTGGAAGAGAGCGATTCGAAGAAACGCAAAAAGCTCATTGAAAAAATCCGGAAATACGAGGAGATTACCGACCGGGTTGAGGTGGAAATCAGTAACTACCTGTCAAAGCTTTCTGAAGGCACCATCAGCATACGAACCTCTGCTAAAGTGCGATCACTGCTGAGTATTGCCAACGACCTGGAGCGAATCGGCGACTTGTACTACCAGATGAGCAAGCGGCTGGAGCGCAAGAACGACAACAAGATTTATTTCCTGCCGGAACAGCGCGAAAACATCAAAAAAATGCTGCTCTTGCTTGATGAAGCTTTTCGTTTGATGACCAACAACCTGAGCACTGAGTCTGACAAGGTGCAGTTGGAGGCAGCCCAGTTAGCCGAAGCAGAAATCAATGCTTTGCGCGATGAGCTTCGCAAAAAGCACCTCAAAAACCTGGAGAAAGGAGTTTACTCCGTAAAAAGCGGCCTGTATTACAGCGACATGTTTGAGTTCTGCGAAAAAGTAGGCGATAACATCATGAGCATTTCAGAGGCCTACGCGGGAAAGGTTTAA
- a CDS encoding acyl transferase, whose product MLADIRNISDDRGFNETALKIFRYQAKFNPVYRKFLNFLRVSSDSVLSFREIPCMPIEFFRNHTVVTGQFEPEIIFTSSGTTGAETSRHHVRSLGLYTESFTRTWNLFYGPASDYCVLALLPSYLERTGSSLVFMAQHLIEQSQHPLSGFYLNQLGELSTVLSQLEQAKQSTILLGVSFALLDLAEQFPQRLEHTLVMETGGMKGRRKELTRYELHSTLKTAFQLDAIHSEYGMTELLSQAYAKSDGFFHCPPWMRVLVRESDDPLQYVTGKTGGINVIDLANIDSCSFIATQDLGRLSEDGTFEVLGRFDYSDIRGCNLMVI is encoded by the coding sequence CTGCTTGCTGATATAAGGAACATTTCAGACGACCGTGGGTTCAACGAAACCGCGCTGAAAATATTTCGATACCAGGCCAAATTCAATCCGGTGTACCGCAAATTTCTGAATTTTTTGCGAGTAAGTTCAGATTCTGTTTTGTCCTTTCGTGAAATCCCGTGCATGCCTATTGAGTTTTTCCGCAACCACACGGTAGTTACCGGACAGTTTGAGCCCGAAATTATTTTTACCAGCAGCGGAACCACAGGAGCTGAAACAAGCCGTCACCATGTTCGAAGTCTCGGGCTTTACACCGAGAGTTTCACGCGGACGTGGAATTTGTTTTACGGTCCGGCCTCCGATTATTGTGTGCTTGCGCTTTTGCCCTCATATCTGGAGCGAACAGGCTCTTCGTTGGTTTTCATGGCGCAGCATCTGATTGAACAAAGCCAACACCCGCTGAGCGGATTTTACCTCAATCAGTTGGGCGAGTTATCCACTGTGCTGAGTCAATTGGAGCAAGCAAAACAGTCCACCATTCTGCTCGGAGTGAGTTTTGCCCTGCTCGATCTGGCAGAGCAATTCCCTCAACGGCTTGAGCACACACTTGTAATGGAAACAGGGGGTATGAAAGGCCGGCGGAAAGAACTCACACGATACGAGCTGCATTCAACCCTCAAAACAGCCTTTCAACTGGATGCCATACACTCGGAATACGGTATGACCGAACTTCTGTCGCAAGCCTACGCAAAGTCTGATGGTTTCTTTCACTGCCCCCCGTGGATGCGGGTATTGGTGCGAGAAAGTGACGATCCGCTGCAATACGTAACCGGTAAAACCGGAGGAATCAACGTGATTGACCTTGCCAATATTGACTCGTGTTCCTTTATCGCTACACAGGATTTGGGTCGACTGTCAGAGGACGGAACCTTTGAGGTGCTGGGGCGATTTGATTACAGCGACATAAGGGGTTGCAACCTGATGGTGATTTGA
- the cysQ gene encoding 3'(2'),5'-bisphosphate nucleotidase, producing the protein MELLDVAIGAAIRAGTAIMHVYDTAFKVDVKSDQSPLTKADRDAHRVISEQLQSTGLPVLSEEGRDVPYEERKQWKRFWMVDPLDGTKEFIKRNGEFTVNIALIEDNRAIAGVIFVPVSKVLYAGWVGASAWKFKLTDRRLSFLWRDLTTVGERLPIIQHTREYRIVGSRSHPSPDTEAFIERCMEKYDEVRLVSMGSSLKICLVAEGQADVYPRFAPTMEWDTAAGHAIAKAAGKNITDHMTQSEMEYNKPYLLNNWFVVE; encoded by the coding sequence ATTGAGTTGCTGGATGTGGCCATTGGCGCTGCCATCCGTGCAGGTACCGCCATCATGCACGTATATGACACGGCATTTAAGGTGGATGTGAAATCAGATCAATCACCCCTCACCAAAGCCGACCGCGACGCTCACCGCGTTATCTCAGAACAGCTTCAGTCTACAGGATTGCCTGTTCTCAGTGAGGAAGGTCGTGATGTGCCCTACGAAGAGCGCAAGCAATGGAAGCGCTTCTGGATGGTAGATCCGCTGGACGGTACCAAAGAATTTATCAAACGCAATGGAGAGTTTACCGTAAACATCGCGCTCATTGAGGACAACCGCGCTATAGCCGGGGTCATTTTTGTGCCCGTTTCAAAGGTGCTTTACGCCGGTTGGGTGGGGGCTTCGGCCTGGAAATTCAAGCTAACCGACCGCCGGCTTTCCTTCCTTTGGCGCGACCTAACCACGGTGGGCGAAAGACTCCCCATCATCCAACACACGCGTGAGTACCGTATTGTGGGCAGCAGGTCGCACCCCAGCCCCGATACTGAGGCTTTTATTGAGCGCTGTATGGAGAAATATGATGAGGTGCGACTGGTGAGCATGGGTAGTTCACTCAAAATCTGTCTGGTTGCCGAAGGTCAGGCCGATGTATATCCGCGTTTTGCTCCCACAATGGAATGGGATACAGCCGCCGGTCACGCCATTGCGAAAGCTGCCGGCAAAAACATCACCGACCATATGACCCAAAGCGAAATGGAATACAACAAACCCTATTTGCTTAATAACTGGTTTGTGGTGGAGTAA
- a CDS encoding insulinase family protein, with the protein MKEFEQCTLPNGIRLIHRYKNGVEVSHCGLIINAGSRDEEATEQGLAHYIEHCLFKGTQKRKAYHVLSRLDNVGGELNAYTSKEETAIYASFMSAHYERAMELIVDITFRASYPEKEIAKEKEVIIDEIHSYMDSPAEQIFDEFEEQVFAGHSIGRNILGTVESVRGLTRTNILDFVHKRYRTDQMVFASVGSMPFEKVRKLAIKHLTHINLSDEPVDRMAFDCYTPLHNEVKRDTHQVHYVLGAPSYDYAHDRKRAMVLLTNVLGGPGMNSRLNLNIREKHGIAYNIEAHYQPYTDTGLFTVYLGTDLSLLNRSKRLLRAELRKLREKKLGTAQLHQAKQQLIGHIALAQESGSSLMLALGKSALLYDRVDTTEEIFREVETITASDLLEIANEMFDERRMSSLTFL; encoded by the coding sequence ATGAAAGAATTCGAACAATGCACGCTGCCCAACGGCATACGCCTAATTCACCGCTACAAAAACGGGGTTGAAGTTTCGCATTGCGGGTTGATTATCAACGCCGGCTCGCGCGATGAAGAAGCTACCGAACAAGGCCTTGCACACTACATTGAGCATTGCCTGTTTAAGGGCACTCAAAAGCGCAAAGCATACCATGTGTTAAGCCGGCTTGACAATGTAGGTGGCGAGCTGAACGCATACACCAGCAAGGAAGAAACCGCCATCTACGCTTCGTTTATGAGCGCTCATTACGAGAGGGCCATGGAGCTTATCGTGGATATTACCTTCAGGGCGTCCTATCCCGAAAAGGAGATTGCCAAGGAAAAAGAGGTGATCATTGACGAGATTCATTCCTACATGGACAGCCCGGCAGAACAGATTTTCGACGAGTTCGAAGAGCAGGTGTTTGCCGGTCACAGTATCGGACGCAACATTCTCGGCACGGTGGAAAGTGTGCGCGGTCTTACACGCACAAACATTCTGGACTTTGTGCACAAACGCTACCGAACCGATCAAATGGTATTTGCATCCGTGGGAAGTATGCCCTTTGAGAAAGTGCGCAAACTGGCCATAAAGCACCTTACCCACATAAATCTCAGCGATGAGCCGGTAGACCGCATGGCCTTTGATTGCTACACGCCTCTGCACAACGAAGTAAAGCGTGATACTCACCAGGTGCATTACGTGCTGGGGGCGCCGTCTTACGATTACGCCCACGACCGTAAACGCGCCATGGTATTGCTCACCAATGTACTGGGTGGCCCGGGCATGAACAGTCGATTAAATCTCAACATCAGGGAAAAACACGGTATTGCCTACAACATTGAGGCGCACTACCAGCCCTATACCGACACCGGCCTGTTTACAGTGTACCTCGGTACCGACCTTTCGCTGCTCAACCGCAGCAAACGGCTTTTGCGTGCCGAGCTCAGAAAACTACGCGAAAAGAAACTCGGAACCGCCCAGTTGCACCAGGCAAAGCAGCAACTTATTGGCCATATCGCATTGGCCCAGGAGAGCGGTTCATCGCTGATGCTGGCCCTTGGTAAAAGTGCGCTGCTGTACGACCGGGTGGATACCACCGAAGAGATTTTTCGCGAAGTGGAAACCATTACCGCCTCCGACCTGCTGGAAATTGCCAACGAAATGTTTGACGAACGCCGAATGAGCAGCCTAACCTTTTTGTAA
- a CDS encoding O-methyltransferase, whose product MDFLPPEIEQYALNHTSHEPEYLNELNRQTHLRLLQPRMLSGHMQGRILSMLSHMIGPRRILEIGTYSGYSALCMAEGMAPDGELHTIDINEELAPIVNEYIAKAGMQGRIHPHFGDALQIIPSLDGAFDLVFIDADKTNYSAYYDLVIDRIPSGGFLIADNVLWSGKVLDPEESANDPDTSALIAFNKKISTDPRIEHVLMPVRDGLMVIRKK is encoded by the coding sequence ATGGATTTTTTACCCCCGGAAATTGAACAATACGCGCTCAACCATACTTCTCACGAGCCTGAATACCTGAACGAACTGAACCGCCAAACCCACTTGCGACTGTTGCAGCCACGCATGCTGTCGGGGCATATGCAGGGTCGTATTTTGAGTATGCTGAGCCACATGATCGGGCCCCGTCGCATTCTCGAAATAGGGACGTACTCCGGCTACTCTGCCCTGTGCATGGCTGAAGGAATGGCTCCCGACGGTGAGTTACACACCATTGACATCAACGAAGAGCTGGCACCCATTGTGAACGAATACATCGCAAAGGCTGGAATGCAAGGAAGAATTCACCCTCATTTCGGAGATGCCCTGCAAATCATACCTTCTCTGGATGGCGCATTTGATCTGGTTTTTATCGATGCCGACAAAACCAACTACAGCGCCTACTACGACCTTGTGATTGATCGCATACCGTCAGGCGGATTTCTCATTGCCGACAATGTGCTGTGGAGCGGAAAAGTGCTCGATCCCGAAGAATCGGCCAACGACCCCGATACTTCTGCTCTGATAGCATTCAACAAGAAAATAAGCACCGACCCTCGCATTGAACATGTGCTGATGCCTGTGCGCGATGGACTCATGGTAATCCGCAAGAAATGA
- a CDS encoding threonine aldolase, with the protein MIIDLRSDTVTKPTPAMLEAMMAAPVGDDVFGEDPTVNALEEKTAAIFGHEAGLFCPSGTMTNQIAINVHTSPGDEVICSELSHIYLYEGGGVARNSGASVRLLAGKDGRITAEQVARSINDPEAVYLPLTSMVSVEDTTNRGGGAVYDVEELTRISTYCREQGLAFHNDGARVFNALAENNTPPQVYGKLFDSISVCLSKGLGAPVGSVLLGSKAFVKRARRVRKVLGGGMRQAGYLAAAGIYALDHHVERLRQDHQHAIQCAELLAKQEWVAEVLPVSTNIIVFEPSVPRENILNPLHQAGVYALPFGDHGIRMVFHLDVTPQMVEKLLQCIARLEPGMPLQP; encoded by the coding sequence ATGATCATAGACCTGCGCAGCGATACTGTTACCAAGCCTACGCCGGCCATGCTTGAGGCCATGATGGCCGCCCCTGTGGGCGACGATGTGTTCGGCGAAGACCCCACGGTAAATGCATTGGAAGAAAAAACCGCGGCCATCTTTGGTCATGAAGCAGGTCTGTTTTGCCCTTCGGGAACCATGACCAACCAGATTGCCATCAACGTGCACACCTCTCCGGGCGATGAGGTGATTTGCAGCGAACTGTCGCACATCTATTTGTACGAAGGGGGTGGGGTGGCGAGAAACTCTGGAGCGTCCGTGCGCCTGCTTGCCGGAAAAGATGGTCGGATTACCGCAGAACAGGTTGCGCGCTCCATCAACGATCCCGAAGCCGTGTACCTGCCGCTCACCTCGATGGTGTCGGTAGAAGATACTACCAACCGGGGTGGGGGAGCAGTGTACGACGTAGAAGAACTCACACGCATTTCCACCTATTGCCGTGAGCAAGGACTTGCTTTTCACAACGATGGTGCACGCGTTTTTAACGCCCTGGCAGAAAACAACACCCCGCCACAGGTCTATGGTAAATTGTTCGATTCCATTTCGGTTTGCCTCTCCAAGGGTTTGGGTGCACCGGTTGGCTCAGTGCTATTGGGAAGCAAAGCGTTTGTTAAACGGGCCCGCCGGGTGCGCAAAGTATTGGGGGGTGGAATGCGCCAGGCGGGTTACCTCGCAGCGGCGGGCATCTACGCCCTCGATCACCACGTAGAGCGCTTGCGCCAAGACCACCAACACGCAATTCAATGTGCTGAGTTGCTCGCAAAGCAAGAATGGGTGGCAGAGGTGCTGCCGGTTTCTACCAATATCATTGTGTTTGAGCCATCGGTGCCTCGGGAAAACATTTTGAATCCTTTGCACCAGGCAGGGGTATATGCACTGCCTTTTGGCGACCACGGTATTCGAATGGTTTTTCATTTGGATGTAACGCCTCAAATGGTTGAAAAACTATTGCAGTGTATCGCTCGGCTCGAGCCGGGTATGCCTTTGCAGCCGTGA
- the corA gene encoding magnesium and cobalt transport protein CorA, producing MARKKHQKTATHRRAVKTGLPPGTAVFTGRRYMEHIRLSDFQYNSDDCLERENIHLQDVLETDRSPHNISWLNIEGLHEVETIETMGAQWGMHKLTVEDVLNTSQRPKLEEFDNYLYVVLRMLHWDEENKRLEDEQVSFVLLQGRLITFQERTGDVFDHVRKRLREGKGLLRGRGADYLLYALIDSVIDYYFLVLEKLGMRMEEIEDLVLEQPESGVLAELHRIRRDMLHLRRSVYPLRDVMNRFERAEEPHVQESTRVYIRDLYDHTIQVIETVEVFRDMASGMLDLYMNSLSNRLNTVMKTLTVIATIFIPLTFIVGIYGMNFEHMPELAWEWGYFGILAIMTLLALGMLLYFRVKKWF from the coding sequence ATGGCACGCAAAAAGCATCAAAAAACGGCAACCCATCGCCGGGCGGTCAAAACCGGACTCCCGCCGGGTACAGCCGTTTTTACCGGCCGTCGTTATATGGAGCATATTCGTTTATCGGATTTTCAGTACAATTCGGATGATTGCTTGGAGCGGGAAAATATTCATCTGCAGGATGTTCTGGAGACAGATCGCTCCCCGCACAACATCTCGTGGCTCAATATAGAAGGCCTCCACGAAGTCGAAACCATTGAGACGATGGGTGCACAGTGGGGCATGCACAAGCTTACCGTTGAAGATGTTCTCAATACAAGTCAGCGGCCCAAACTGGAAGAATTTGACAACTATCTCTACGTAGTGTTGAGGATGTTGCATTGGGATGAAGAAAACAAACGCCTGGAAGACGAGCAGGTCAGTTTTGTGCTCCTGCAAGGCAGGCTCATCACCTTTCAGGAGCGCACCGGAGATGTGTTTGACCATGTGCGCAAACGCTTGCGTGAGGGTAAAGGCCTGCTGCGGGGGCGCGGAGCCGACTATCTGCTCTACGCCCTGATTGACTCGGTGATTGATTATTACTTCCTGGTGCTCGAAAAGCTGGGCATGAGAATGGAAGAAATTGAAGACCTGGTGTTGGAGCAACCCGAGTCAGGCGTATTGGCTGAGCTGCACCGGATAAGAAGGGATATGCTTCATTTGAGGCGATCTGTGTATCCTTTGCGCGATGTGATGAACCGCTTTGAACGCGCCGAAGAACCCCATGTTCAGGAATCCACAAGGGTGTATATTCGTGATTTGTACGACCATACCATTCAGGTAATTGAGACCGTTGAGGTTTTTCGCGATATGGCCTCCGGAATGCTCGATTTGTACATGAACAGCTTGAGTAACCGCCTCAATACGGTTATGAAAACCCTGACGGTGATAGCCACCATATTCATCCCCCTCACCTTTATTGTGGGAATCTACGGTATGAACTTCGAGCACATGCCCGAGCTGGCATGGGAGTGGGGTTATTTCGGTATTCTCGCCATCATGACCTTACTGGCACTCGGCATGCTTTTGTATTTCAGGGTGAAGAAGTGGTTTTAG
- a CDS encoding DUF4236 domain-containing protein, producing MAFYLRRGINFGPLRVNFSKSGIGLSAGVTGARVGINSRGQAYVHGGRHGMYYRKNIGGKSRSSNGGSAFDRSFGDIFVDTGLTHRVERINPPRIDIPRLDERLPNWSLVLGIVLIVGGLISGDALAAVLLAIIGAVGIYWFVRARNKVQRRKNALDALIQVRPSDDHHAAWKSLTSNLDDSDRKAVAEPALFMWLEQLSDAETRVSLDSLTSFLPVEEARAKSLALFWYRFLLTEMLADHMLSEEEEESLKELEEAWQIDPAMVHSEHNLIQRFRNLRSVMNEPLSEVAISRELKRNEVGYFEGAGKLLRQVVLHRFQREGMQFRELGYREELSGTLRITSSVYEVDPDGRLPRSYPISGVEDICLNPEEGVVEVSMQNRQSPVIITASDVMVFATALEKVVEQHES from the coding sequence ATGGCTTTTTACCTGCGCAGGGGAATCAACTTCGGCCCGCTCCGTGTAAACTTCTCAAAAAGCGGCATTGGCCTCTCTGCCGGCGTAACCGGAGCGCGTGTCGGAATTAACTCTCGCGGTCAAGCCTACGTGCATGGTGGGCGGCACGGCATGTACTACCGAAAAAACATTGGCGGAAAATCGCGAAGCTCAAACGGAGGAAGTGCTTTTGACAGAAGTTTCGGGGATATTTTTGTGGATACCGGGCTTACTCACCGGGTGGAGAGAATCAATCCACCACGGATTGACATACCCCGGTTAGACGAACGCCTACCCAACTGGAGCCTTGTACTTGGAATTGTATTGATTGTGGGCGGGTTGATCAGTGGAGATGCACTGGCCGCCGTGTTGCTCGCCATCATAGGTGCAGTTGGGATATATTGGTTCGTGCGCGCGCGGAACAAAGTGCAACGACGAAAAAACGCGCTCGACGCCCTTATTCAGGTTCGACCCTCCGACGACCACCATGCTGCATGGAAAAGCTTAACGTCAAATCTCGATGATTCCGACCGCAAAGCTGTGGCGGAGCCTGCTTTATTTATGTGGCTGGAGCAATTGAGCGACGCCGAAACCCGTGTAAGCCTTGATTCACTGACTTCTTTCCTGCCGGTTGAGGAAGCGAGGGCCAAAAGCCTTGCACTTTTCTGGTATCGTTTTCTACTTACCGAAATGCTGGCCGACCACATGCTCAGCGAGGAAGAAGAAGAGTCTCTAAAGGAACTTGAAGAAGCCTGGCAGATTGACCCTGCCATGGTGCACTCGGAGCACAACCTGATACAACGGTTTAGAAACCTGCGTTCGGTAATGAATGAGCCTTTGAGTGAGGTGGCCATCAGCCGTGAGTTAAAGAGAAATGAAGTGGGCTACTTTGAAGGTGCGGGAAAACTGTTGAGACAAGTGGTGCTGCACCGTTTTCAGCGCGAGGGCATGCAGTTCCGCGAACTAGGTTACCGCGAAGAATTATCGGGCACGCTACGCATTACCTCATCGGTCTATGAAGTGGACCCCGACGGACGATTACCCCGCAGTTATCCCATCAGCGGTGTGGAGGATATTTGCCTAAACCCCGAGGAAGGCGTGGTGGAAGTGAGCATGCAAAACCGTCAAAGCCCTGTGATTATTACCGCCTCTGATGTGATGGTGTTTGCAACGGCCCTCGAGAAAGTAGTGGAGCAGCACGAAAGCTGA